In Devosia sp. 1566, a single genomic region encodes these proteins:
- the potA gene encoding polyamine ABC transporter ATP-binding protein produces the protein MAKKPQIAADTRPWRDPAAKPFVRIKDVTKRFGDVYAVNEVSLDIFQGELFCLLGGSGSGKSTLLRMLAGFEQPTSGTIEIDGQDMTEVAPYNRPVNMMFQSYALFPHMSVEQNIAYGLKRDHLPKNEIADRVEELLSLVKLQDYGKRRPHQLSGGQRQRVALARSLAKRPKLLLLDEPLGALDKKLREETQFELVKIQESLGVTFIVVTHDQEEAMTLATRIGVMNYGEIAMIGEPTDIYEFPNSRFVAGFIGSVNMAEGVVIDDEPDHVRIRSAELGCDIYVSHGVDCAPDQILWWAVRPEKISLSREQPEDEHDANVTKGMVEEIGYLGDMTVYQILLASGKRLRVTQTNTVRGNPDAITWDEEVYCAWGGNAGSVLTV, from the coding sequence ATGGCCAAGAAACCCCAGATCGCCGCCGACACCCGACCCTGGCGCGACCCGGCAGCCAAACCCTTCGTGCGCATCAAGGACGTGACCAAGCGCTTCGGCGATGTGTACGCGGTCAACGAGGTGTCGCTCGACATCTTCCAGGGCGAGTTGTTTTGCCTGCTGGGCGGATCGGGATCCGGCAAATCGACGCTGCTGCGCATGCTGGCCGGTTTCGAGCAGCCAACCAGCGGCACCATCGAGATCGATGGGCAGGACATGACCGAGGTGGCCCCCTATAACCGCCCCGTCAACATGATGTTCCAGAGCTATGCCCTGTTCCCCCATATGAGCGTGGAACAGAACATCGCCTATGGCCTCAAGCGCGACCACCTGCCCAAGAACGAGATCGCCGACCGGGTCGAGGAACTGCTCAGCCTCGTCAAGCTCCAGGATTACGGCAAGCGCCGGCCGCACCAGCTCTCGGGCGGGCAGCGCCAGCGCGTGGCTCTCGCCCGTTCGCTGGCCAAGCGGCCAAAGCTGCTGCTGCTCGACGAGCCGCTGGGCGCGCTCGACAAGAAGCTGCGCGAGGAAACCCAGTTCGAGCTGGTCAAGATCCAGGAATCGCTCGGCGTCACCTTCATCGTCGTCACGCACGACCAGGAGGAAGCGATGACGCTGGCCACCCGGATCGGGGTGATGAACTATGGCGAGATCGCCATGATCGGCGAGCCGACTGATATCTATGAATTCCCCAATTCGCGCTTCGTGGCCGGCTTTATCGGCTCGGTCAACATGGCCGAAGGCGTGGTGATCGACGACGAGCCCGACCATGTGCGCATTCGCTCGGCCGAGCTCGGTTGCGACATCTATGTCAGCCACGGCGTCGACTGCGCGCCCGACCAGATCCTGTGGTGGGCAGTGCGTCCCGAAAAGATCAGCCTTTCGCGCGAACAGCCCGAGGATGAGCACGACGCCAATGTCACCAAAGGCATGGTGGAAGAAATCGGCTATCTGGGGGACATGACCGTCTACCAGATCCTGCTCGCCAGCGGGAAGCGCCTGCGGGTGACGCAAACCAATACGGTGCGCGGCAATCCCGACGCGATCACCTGGGACGAGGAAGTGTATTGCGCCTGGGGTGGCAATGCCGGCTCGGTGCTGACGGTATGA
- a CDS encoding polyamine ABC transporter substrate-binding protein: MNKSLALALGTLMVAAPVLAQEEPVLNVYNWSDYIAEDTIANFEAETGIKVNYDVYDTNEIVDAKLLAGSSGYDIVVPSGNFLQRQIQAGLVRELDKSQLTNLGNLDPAVMATAADFDPDNAHAVPYMINTIGLGYNTAKVAEALGADTPIDSWDLLFKPENAEKLASCGIAVLDSPSEVVGIALHYLGLDPNSESEEDLAKAEELLTAIKPSIRYFNSSQYIDDLGNGEICLALGYSGDVFIAADAAEEAGQGVEVGYLIPKEGAGTLIDFMAIPVDAPHPENAHKFINYILEPEVVAAITDYVFYANPNLPATEFVSDEVKNNPGIYPPAETVAKAFALTAHSPEFEELLTRTWTRIKTGQ, translated from the coding sequence ATGAACAAGTCGCTCGCACTTGCCCTCGGCACGCTCATGGTCGCGGCACCCGTCCTCGCCCAGGAAGAGCCCGTGCTCAATGTTTATAACTGGTCGGACTATATCGCCGAGGACACCATCGCCAATTTCGAGGCGGAAACGGGGATCAAGGTCAATTACGACGTTTACGACACCAACGAGATCGTCGATGCCAAGCTTTTGGCCGGCTCGTCGGGCTATGACATCGTGGTGCCGAGCGGCAATTTCCTGCAGCGCCAGATCCAGGCCGGTCTGGTGCGTGAGCTCGACAAGTCGCAGCTGACCAATCTGGGCAATCTTGATCCCGCAGTGATGGCGACTGCTGCCGACTTCGACCCGGACAATGCCCATGCCGTGCCCTATATGATCAACACGATCGGGCTGGGCTACAACACCGCCAAGGTGGCGGAAGCGCTGGGCGCCGATACGCCGATCGACAGCTGGGATCTCCTGTTCAAGCCCGAGAACGCGGAAAAGCTCGCGAGCTGCGGCATTGCCGTGCTCGACAGCCCATCGGAAGTGGTGGGAATTGCCCTTCATTATCTCGGGCTCGATCCCAATTCGGAAAGCGAAGAAGACCTGGCCAAGGCCGAGGAACTGCTGACCGCAATCAAGCCTTCGATCCGCTACTTCAACTCGTCCCAGTATATCGATGACCTGGGCAATGGCGAAATCTGCCTGGCGCTGGGTTATTCGGGCGACGTATTCATTGCTGCCGATGCGGCAGAAGAAGCCGGCCAAGGCGTGGAGGTGGGCTATCTCATTCCCAAGGAAGGCGCGGGCACGCTGATCGACTTCATGGCCATTCCCGTGGATGCGCCCCATCCCGAAAACGCCCACAAGTTCATCAACTACATCCTTGAGCCCGAGGTCGTGGCCGCGATCACCGATTACGTGTTCTATGCCAACCCCAACCTGCCCGCGACCGAGTTCGTGTCCGACGAGGTCAAGAACAATCCTGGCATCTACCCGCCAGCCGAAACCGTCGCCAAGGCCTTTGCCCTCACCGCGCATAGCCCCGAGTTCGAAGAACTCTTGACCCGCACCTGGACCCGCATCAAAACCGGCCAGTAA
- a CDS encoding ABC transporter permease subunit: MRRGWFLPIAASVGFVFLYAPIISLVVFSFNESRLVTVWSGFSFKWYGELFRDPQMLGAAWLSLQIAAVSATIALFLGTLCAVALVRFKRFRGRTVLAGTVSAPLVMPDVITGLALLLLFVAMEGTLGWPAGRGMLTIIIAHSVFCMAYVTVVVQSRLSDLDLSLEEAAMDLGATPVRVFFDITLPIIAPALVSGWLLGFTLSLDDLVIASFVSGPGSSTLPMVIFSKVRLGVSPDVNALATIIIGIVALGVLGATLFQLRSRPHASSR, encoded by the coding sequence ATGCGGCGCGGCTGGTTTTTGCCCATCGCAGCTTCGGTGGGTTTCGTATTTCTCTACGCGCCCATCATTTCGCTGGTGGTGTTCTCGTTCAATGAATCCCGGCTGGTGACGGTCTGGTCGGGCTTTTCCTTCAAATGGTATGGCGAGCTGTTCCGCGACCCACAGATGCTGGGTGCCGCGTGGCTGAGCCTGCAGATCGCCGCTGTCAGCGCCACCATCGCCTTGTTCCTCGGCACGCTTTGCGCCGTGGCGCTCGTGCGCTTCAAGCGTTTTCGCGGCCGCACCGTGCTCGCGGGCACGGTATCGGCGCCGCTGGTGATGCCCGACGTGATCACGGGCCTCGCATTGCTGCTCTTGTTCGTGGCCATGGAAGGCACGCTGGGCTGGCCGGCGGGCCGGGGCATGCTCACCATCATCATCGCCCATTCCGTGTTCTGCATGGCCTATGTGACGGTGGTGGTGCAATCGCGCCTGTCCGACCTCGATCTCAGCCTCGAGGAAGCGGCGATGGACCTGGGCGCGACGCCGGTGCGGGTGTTTTTCGACATCACCCTGCCCATCATCGCCCCGGCCCTGGTTTCGGGCTGGCTGCTGGGCTTTACCCTGTCGCTAGATGACTTGGTGATCGCGAGCTTCGTGTCCGGCCCGGGCTCGTCCACCCTGCCCATGGTGATCTTTTCCAAGGTGCGACTGGGCGTGTCGCCCGATGTCAATGCGCTCGCGACCATCATCATCGGCATCGTGGCGCTGGGTGTGCTGGGCGCAACGCTGTTCCAGCTACGCTCACGCCCACATGCGTCAAGCCGTTAA
- a CDS encoding Rrf2 family transcriptional regulator: MISQKAKYALRALLALSRAARGESRMIGEISREQGIPKKFLEQILLELKRAGLVTSRRGRLGGYVLARSPEEVMFGEVLRLIDGPLAPLPCLSLTAYRRCEDCRDEASCEIRHVFERVTLATRAVLDRTSLADSLQLEDLPV; this comes from the coding sequence ATGATCTCGCAAAAGGCCAAATATGCGCTGCGAGCCCTTCTTGCCCTCAGCCGGGCGGCGCGCGGTGAATCGCGCATGATTGGCGAGATTTCGCGGGAACAGGGCATTCCCAAGAAGTTCCTCGAACAGATCCTGCTTGAGCTCAAGCGGGCCGGGCTCGTCACCAGCCGTCGCGGCCGGCTTGGCGGCTATGTGCTGGCGCGTTCCCCCGAAGAGGTGATGTTTGGCGAAGTGCTGCGCCTCATCGATGGGCCGCTCGCGCCCTTGCCCTGCCTGTCGCTGACGGCGTACCGGCGTTGCGAGGATTGTCGCGATGAGGCGTCATGCGAAATCCGCCACGTGTTCGAGCGGGTCACCCTTGCTACCCGGGCAGTGCTCGATCGGACCAGCCTTGCCGATTCATTGCAGCTGGAAGATCTGCCGGTCTAA
- a CDS encoding ABC transporter permease subunit: MSSFDIDNPAPRRRTWTMVERGLAAVGISGKMLVIAAPAIWLTVFFLVPLVVVFGISLSIKQFGRPPYSDLITFDEEGTVQLTLHLTNYLRLFTDNLYVAAYLSSIRIAFISTIITLLIGYPMAYAIARAPDRWRNILLMLVILPFWTSFLLRVYALTGFMRGNGVINQFLGLFGIEPLVMMQTDFAVYVGIVYTYLPFMILPLYTNLVKLDGALLEASADLGARPWRTFLSVTMPLSMPGIIAGSMLVFIPAIGEFVIPSLLGGPSTLMIGRVLWDEFFANTNWPRAAAVAVAMLVVVVIPIMLLQKAQDAVVEK; the protein is encoded by the coding sequence ATGTCCAGTTTTGACATCGACAATCCCGCGCCGCGCCGGCGGACCTGGACCATGGTGGAGCGGGGGCTCGCCGCGGTTGGGATTTCTGGCAAGATGCTGGTGATCGCGGCACCTGCGATCTGGCTGACCGTTTTCTTCCTTGTGCCGCTGGTTGTGGTCTTCGGCATTTCGCTGTCGATCAAGCAGTTCGGCCGCCCACCTTATTCCGACCTCATCACCTTTGATGAGGAAGGCACGGTGCAGCTGACGCTGCACCTGACCAATTACCTGCGCCTGTTCACCGACAATCTTTATGTCGCCGCTTACCTGTCCTCGATCCGCATTGCCTTTATCTCGACGATCATCACGCTCCTGATCGGCTACCCTATGGCCTATGCCATTGCCCGGGCGCCTGATCGCTGGCGCAATATCCTCTTGATGCTGGTGATCCTGCCGTTCTGGACCTCGTTTTTGCTGCGCGTTTATGCGCTGACCGGCTTCATGCGCGGCAATGGCGTCATCAATCAGTTCCTTGGGCTGTTCGGCATCGAGCCGCTAGTGATGATGCAGACCGATTTTGCCGTTTATGTCGGCATTGTCTATACCTACCTGCCCTTCATGATCCTGCCGCTCTACACCAATCTGGTGAAGCTGGACGGCGCCTTGCTGGAGGCTTCGGCCGACCTCGGCGCGCGGCCCTGGCGCACTTTCCTGTCGGTGACCATGCCGCTTTCCATGCCCGGCATCATTGCCGGCTCCATGCTGGTGTTCATTCCCGCCATCGGCGAGTTCGTGATCCCCTCGCTGCTGGGCGGACCCTCGACCCTGATGATCGGGCGCGTGTTGTGGGACGAGTTCTTTGCCAACACCAACTGGCCCCGGGCCGCGGCGGTGGCTGTTGCGATGCTGGTGGTTGTGGTGATCCCGATCATGCTGCTGCAAAAGGCGCAAGACGCCGTGGTGGAGAAATAA